ACCAGTACGGCAATATGAAGGAATCCCCAAAATGTCCGGTCTGCAAATCCGATGTCTCGGACGCTACGCTTGTCCCTATATACGGGCGGGGACAAAAAGTCCCCCAGTCTGGTTCAAACATACCGACCAGACCATCCGGTCCGGTTTATGACTTGAGAAGAGTTGGTCAACGTGCTGGACAAGGTGAGAGTCAACGGTACATGTATAGAATGCCTGATCCAGTGGTTGGTGTGGTATGCGAAATGGTATATCGGAGACTATTTGGAGAGTCTTCAAGCAACGTGACACCTTACCGGAGCGACAGCTACACAAGTCGGCGGACAATGCAGGCGGATGAGTCACTAAGCAGAGTCTACTTGTTCCTGCTTTGCTTCATGGTTATGTGTCTAATTCTTTTCTAATTGTATGTCTTATCCTATATATTTATGGAACTAAAGTATAAGTTgttggtttacaaaaaaaaaagtataagtTGTTGGATTGTGTGATGAGAACATATTAAAGTCAAAATCAAGAAACGGCACTAGTTTGCTTTTGTATATTTTGATATtctcttaaaaaaatatgtgatGGTGTGAGAATATGGATAAGGAGacttgtcttcttttttttttgtcacaaaggAGGCTTGTCTTCAAATCAAAGGATCTGTACACCAAAAAGATGAGATAGAGGCATTTAGAAACTAGAACGCGACGCAAACGGTGGTGCTTTTTCCTTTCCAAAAACTCTAAATAAAATTTGGACCCTACGTTTGATTGATAACGGTGAATAAGACTGTTGATATGTAGAAGAAGTTGAAATatcaatttattatattaatgttttgGGTACGGTTCTTTCTTTATACATTAAAAATGTTGTAAATAAAACTGAAGTGAGC
This is a stretch of genomic DNA from Raphanus sativus cultivar WK10039 unplaced genomic scaffold, ASM80110v3 Scaffold1207, whole genome shotgun sequence. It encodes these proteins:
- the LOC130503888 gene encoding E3 ubiquitin-protein ligase RMA2-like, encoding MEIHNQEDNLAAVGGSGGDFDCNICLDQVRDPVVTLCGHLFCWPCIYKWTYSTNNSRQRVDQYGNMKESPKCPVCKSDVSDATLVPIYGRGQKVPQSGSNIPTRPSGPVYDLRRVGQRAGQGESQRYMYRMPDPVVGVVCEMVYRRLFGESSSNVTPYRSDSYTSRRTMQADESLSRVYLFLLCFMVMCLILF